CTGCTGATGGCCAACAACATCCGTGACATCCCCACCGACGTTGAGACTGGCAAACGGACCCTGGCGGTGCGGCTGGGACAGCGTCGGGCGCGCATCGGGTTCGCGCTCATGCTGATCCTGCCCGTGCTGCTGGCACAGGGAATGATCGCCGTCAGCTTCTGGTACGCGCTGACGCTTCTCACGCTGCCTCTGGCCGTCCGGCCCAGCCGCCTGGTTCTGAACCAGCAGAGCACGGGCCCGGCCCTGATCCCGGCGCTGCAGCAGACCTCCATCCTGGGGCTGGGCTTCGCCGCCACGTTCTCCGCGGCGCTGCTGCTCAGCTGACCGGGCACAGACAGAAGGAGGCCCCGGCCGGGAATCTTTCCCAGCCGGGGCCTCCTTCTCGTTCGTCCTACCCTTCTTCGCTTATCCGGCCCGTACAGGGAGCAGATAAGTCAACAGCGGTGGGATCTCTGCGCGACGGCGCTAAGCCTTGTTCATGGCCGCGACGACGATCGCGATGATGCCGCCCACCACTGGGAAGAGCAGTGCCAGGATGGTCAGCAGGACCTTGGGCAGGGTGCCCAGGCCGGACTGCCAGACCATGACGACCGCAATGATGAAGACGATGAGGCCGACGATGCCGACGCCGCCCAGCAGGCCGGTGTTGTTCGCAGCCAGAGTAGTGGTGGCCAAAAGTGCTTCTGCCATAGTTCGGTGCAACTCCTTGGATCACGAGGTGATGTTCTGCGTGCGAGCATGGCACCCGGCCCTTGGAAGCAGTTGGCTTTCCGCTGGACGTTTCCTGAACGCTAAGTGTTCGGCTGACCTGGGGATTCGTCGTCGGAGTCGGTGCCGTCGGAGGTCTCTTCGTCATCCTTGGGCTTGTCCCGGTTCTTCTTCTGCTCCTGCTCACGGCGCTTGCGCTCCTCCTCTTCGCGGCGCTGGGCCTGGCGACGGCGGAACTCGACGCCGCGGAGGAACTCCGGGTCGTCGTCCGGGGCGGAGGGGCGCTTCTGCTGGGCGGCGGGGCCGTCCTTCCGGACCCGGCCGAAGAAAAGCCAGAGCAGCGGGCCGATCAGAGGCACCAGGATGATCACCGCGATCCAGGCGACCTTGGACATCACCCGAACCCGGTGTCGTGGGGTCTGGAGGGACTCGATGAGCGTGTAGATAGTCAGTGCTAGGGCAACAACACCCAGTCCGAGCAGCAGTCGAGGCATGCCCTCAAGGGTAAATCACGCACCCCCGCACAGCCTCAGCCGGAGCTGAGCAGCTGCTTCAGCGGGCGGCGCTGGGCCCCGGGCCGTCCTGCTCCTCGTGGAACTGCTCGGCCAGCTCATCCTCGGCGTCGTTGTCCTGCGCCTCCGTGCGGGACTCGGGCCGGTGCCCCTCCATCCGGCGGCCGAACTGCCTGCTCGCATTCAGGCGCAGCTGATTGAAGAACAGGAAACCGACCGCGTAGGAGACGATCAGCCCCATCGCCATCGCCAGCAGCACTCCGGGCAGGGCCTCCAGGGGCAGCGCGAAGAACGCGGCGAAGAACACCAGCAGGAAGACGCCGAGCCGGATCAGGGAGAACTTCAGAATCGCCATCGGGTCACTCCGGCAGGCCCGCGTAGGAGTGCAGGCCCGGGAAGTAGACGTTGACCACCGCGTAGTTGAACACGATGCAGGCGAAGCCGATGATGCTCAGCCAGGCCGACCGGCTGCCGGTCCAGCCGCGGGTCGCACGGGCGTGCAGGTAGCAGGCGTAGACCACCCAGATCACGAAGGTCCAGATCTCCTTGGTGTCCCAGCCCCAGTAGCGGCCCCAGGACTGCTGGGCCCAGATGGCGCCGGTGATCATGGGGCCCAGAGTCCAGAAGACGAACGCGACGGCATTGAAGCGGTATGCCCAGTTCTCCAGGGAGAACGCGTTGGGCACCAGCCGCAGGAAGGAGCCGCCGGCCAGGCCCCGCTCGGTGCGCGACGCCGGGCCGGCGGTCACAGCCTTCTCCCGCTTGGCCTGGATCAGCTGCAGCACGTTCATCGCAAAGGTCAGCACGAACAGGCCGATCGACAGGGAGGCCAGGGAGACGTGGATGGCGATCCAGGGGGACTGCAGAGCTGGTTGGACGTGTCCGATCGGCGTCGGGAAGGCGATGGTCGCCACAATCATCATCGTGACGATCAGGCCCAGCACGAAGGAGCCCAGGAAGCGCAGGTCGCGCCGGATCAGCGCCACCAGGTAGACCGCGGCGACCAGCACCGTGGTGGAGACCAGGAACTCGTACATGTTCCCCATCGGCCAGCGGCTGGCCGAGAGTCCGCGGGCCACCACAGCGAAGGCGTGGGCGGCCAGGGCGACCGCCGTCAGCGCCACCGCCACGTTCGCGATCGGCCGGGGGGCGCCGGTGTAGGCCATGTCGTTGTCGACCAGCTCATCGTCCACCTCGGCCTGGTCGGGCACATCCTGGTCGTTCGCCGGAGCGTTGGGCGCGTCACCGCCGACCCCGGCGCTGACGAGGGTGCCCTGCCGCTCGGCGGCCTGCTCCTCGGCCAGCTCCGCCTCCACCCGGCGGATAGTCGCCGAAGATCGTACGGTGTCGACGGTGAACAGGATGAACGCCAGGGTGTAGATGAACGCGGCGATGAGCATGAACAGCTCGGAGTACTCAGCCAGCTCCACGTTGATGGTGGGCTGCTCGGCGGGGGCCGTAGCCAGTGTGATCATCAGCTGCCTCGTGTTTCTGTGGGGCTCTCTGCCGGGGCGGGGGCGCCGTCGTCCTCAGGGGACTCCGGAGGCCGCACCGGCCAGTTCTCTTCCAGCTGGGTGCGCAGTGCGATGCTCTCCTCGCGCAGGGAGAAGTCCTCTCCGCGGGAGAGCAGGCCGTAGCGCACCAGTGTACGCCCGGAGCCTGCGCGTTCCACCGTCACCCAAGCCCGTCGGCGGCGCAGGAAGAGGCTGCCCAGCAGTCCGCCGGTGGCCAGCAGGGCGAACGCCAGCACGCCCAGCTCGCCGGGGTTGTAGGTGATGTCGATGGCGATGTAGTCCTGCACCTCGTGGAACTCGATCTCCCCGAGGCCCTCGGGCAGCTCCTGGGTCTCCCCGGGGGCCAGGACGATGCCGCCGGCGTCGACCTCACGGGAGTTCAGGACGTCGAGGTCGTCAGTCTCCAGGACGTAGACGTTCTGGGGGAGGCCGTCGTCGAGGCCGAGGTCCCCGTAGTAAGAGTTCAGGTGCAGCTCCGGGTTGCCGAGCTCCGGGTCCACGCTGACGGCCATGCCGTCGCCGGCGTCCACCGCGGTGGGCAGAAACAGGCCCTGCAGGCCCAGCTGCTCAGGGTTCGCGTCAGGTGCTTTCATCACCATCATGGAGGTGTAGGTGCCGTCGTCGGGACGGGTGATGACCGGCCCGGAGAAGGCGACCTCGCCCTCACCGTCGCGGATGGTGACCACCGGGGCGTAGCCGTTGCCGACCAGGTACAGGTTCGCCCCGCCCAGGGTGACCGGGTGGTTGACCCGCAGGGTGGTCTCCTCCGGCTCGGCGTCGGCGCCGTCCTGGACGGTGACGTCAGCGGTGAAGTCGATGGCGCTTCCGAATCCTTCGCTGGGCTCGCCCTCGCCGTCGAGCTGACGGTCGAAGGTCCGGTCGAAGCCGTTGAGCTGGATGCTGAACGGGTCCAGCTGGTCCTCGCTGAACCAGGAGCCGGGGTAGAAGTTGTCGTAGGCGGCCAGCGCGTTGACGAAGCCCTCATCCTCCACGATCACCTTCTGCCCGCGGTAGCTGAACAGGGAGCCCAGGGCCACGCAGATCAGCACCCCCACCAGAGAGACGTGGAAGATGATGTTCCCAACTTCCTTGAGGTAGCCCCTTTCGGCGCCGACCGACCCGGTGCCGTCCTCGTTGGGTCGGACCTCGACCCGGTAGCGGCGTTTCTTCAGCGCCTTCGCAGCGTCCTCGAGCGCCTGCTCGGGGGCGGGACCATCG
The sequence above is drawn from the Nesterenkonia populi genome and encodes:
- a CDS encoding DUF4229 domain-containing protein, which codes for MAILKFSLIRLGVFLLVFFAAFFALPLEALPGVLLAMAMGLIVSYAVGFLFFNQLRLNASRQFGRRMEGHRPESRTEAQDNDAEDELAEQFHEEQDGPGPSAAR
- the resB gene encoding cytochrome c biogenesis protein ResB, whose translation is MSKKKHDDVVPSAHRDNAREDAMNEAAGEPKPRKQATSPELGLVGMLRWAWTQLTSMRTALMLLLLLAVAAVPGSLFPQRVQDDFAVQTWIEDNPTWGPILDALQFFDVYSSFWFSAIYLLLFISLIGCIIPRARKHWQQMTTPPPRTPKRLQRLPEYGALELDDDGPAPEQALEDAAKALKKRRYRVEVRPNEDGTGSVGAERGYLKEVGNIIFHVSLVGVLICVALGSLFSYRGQKVIVEDEGFVNALAAYDNFYPGSWFSEDQLDPFSIQLNGFDRTFDRQLDGEGEPSEGFGSAIDFTADVTVQDGADAEPEETTLRVNHPVTLGGANLYLVGNGYAPVVTIRDGEGEVAFSGPVITRPDDGTYTSMMVMKAPDANPEQLGLQGLFLPTAVDAGDGMAVSVDPELGNPELHLNSYYGDLGLDDGLPQNVYVLETDDLDVLNSREVDAGGIVLAPGETQELPEGLGEIEFHEVQDYIAIDITYNPGELGVLAFALLATGGLLGSLFLRRRRAWVTVERAGSGRTLVRYGLLSRGEDFSLREESIALRTQLEENWPVRPPESPEDDGAPAPAESPTETRGS
- a CDS encoding PLD nuclease N-terminal domain-containing protein, producing the protein MPRLLLGLGVVALALTIYTLIESLQTPRHRVRVMSKVAWIAVIILVPLIGPLLWLFFGRVRKDGPAAQQKRPSAPDDDPEFLRGVEFRRRQAQRREEEERKRREQEQKKNRDKPKDDEETSDGTDSDDESPGQPNT
- the ccsB gene encoding c-type cytochrome biogenesis protein CcsB, which produces MITLATAPAEQPTINVELAEYSELFMLIAAFIYTLAFILFTVDTVRSSATIRRVEAELAEEQAAERQGTLVSAGVGGDAPNAPANDQDVPDQAEVDDELVDNDMAYTGAPRPIANVAVALTAVALAAHAFAVVARGLSASRWPMGNMYEFLVSTTVLVAAVYLVALIRRDLRFLGSFVLGLIVTMMIVATIAFPTPIGHVQPALQSPWIAIHVSLASLSIGLFVLTFAMNVLQLIQAKREKAVTAGPASRTERGLAGGSFLRLVPNAFSLENWAYRFNAVAFVFWTLGPMITGAIWAQQSWGRYWGWDTKEIWTFVIWVVYACYLHARATRGWTGSRSAWLSIIGFACIVFNYAVVNVYFPGLHSYAGLPE